The DNA sequence CTGTATGAATCGCTCTGATAACCCGCGGTTTAGATACCGAGTGATTCCATTGAACCGCTTTGAATTTTACACCCATTTCTTCCAACTCGCTTACTCTAAATACTTCATGAAAAAACCTCGTTCATCGTAATAAACAGGTTTCTCGATAATGAAAACTCCTTCAATACTCGTTTTTTTCACAGTGATTGTGTTTTCCATATTTTACTTCT is a window from the Candidatus Woesebacteria bacterium genome containing:
- a CDS encoding dTDP-4-dehydrorhamnose 3,5-epimerase family protein codes for the protein MENTITVKKTSIEGVFIIEKPVYYDERGFFMKYLE